In one window of Gammaproteobacteria bacterium DNA:
- a CDS encoding cupin domain-containing protein gives MNNEINRTNSYGAEIFAGQIFSWEDIDRYQFDEDGSECQIISGEHMHLIRAVYEPGSIYPMHSHPHEQFSLLLTGRILLTVGDETREIGPGDGWYAAGNVPHGGQIIGDETAVFIDVYSPATHWILDILAGGKKLPPVGSVD, from the coding sequence ATGAACAACGAGATAAATCGAACAAACTCGTATGGTGCTGAAATCTTTGCCGGGCAAATTTTCAGCTGGGAGGATATCGATCGCTACCAGTTTGATGAGGATGGCAGTGAATGTCAGATCATCAGCGGTGAACATATGCATCTGATCCGCGCGGTTTATGAGCCTGGATCGATCTACCCCATGCATTCCCATCCGCATGAGCAGTTCAGCCTGCTGCTGACCGGACGGATTCTTTTGACGGTGGGCGATGAGACCCGGGAAATCGGCCCTGGCGACGGCTGGTATGCAGCCGGCAATGTGCCCCACGGCGGTCAAATCATCGGTGATGAAACGGCTGTGTTTATCGATGTGTATTCGCCAGCGACACATTGGATACTCGATATATTGGCCGGTGGGAAAAAATTGCCCCCCGTCGGATCGGTGGACTAG